A region of the Pseudarthrobacter oxydans genome:
TAAAAGAATGAGTATGCTGCGGGGCAGGTTCCAGAGGAACAGCGCAACTGCTGCGGCACTACGTCGGAGACAGGTAACGACGACGGCGGTGGCGTTACGCACGCAGTGTCCCCTCCTGTGTAGTACCGGCCGAACTGTTGGCGGCAGCCCTTGCAGGGCGGCCGGCCAGCCGGGTCATCGTTGATTCCAATGCGGCATTGTAATCCGACAGCAGCTGGTCCCAGCTGGCAGTTGCGGACGCAGGAAGCGCCCGGACCACTATGGCAAACCCGGTGCCGTACTCGCGCAGCGAGGCAGCACCTGCTTCTCTCAGTCTCCTCTTAACGAGGTTCCTGGCCACAGCGTTCCCTACACTCTTGGAAACGATGAACCCGATCCGGCTGGGTTCGTCGGCAGCAATAGCTGCCGTATATAACACTACGTTCCGGCGTCCATTGCGGACACCGGAACGTACAGTTGTTGAAAAATCGGCTGCAGTCCTCAAACGGTTACGGGTGGCCAGCACCTTAAACTCGCAAAGAAATGTCTACCGACAAGTCAGTTATTTACGCCGACAGCTCGGTACGGCCCTTGCCACGACGGGCCGCCAGG
Encoded here:
- the rnpA gene encoding ribonuclease P protein component; this encodes MLATRNRLRTAADFSTTVRSGVRNGRRNVVLYTAAIAADEPSRIGFIVSKSVGNAVARNLVKRRLREAGAASLREYGTGFAIVVRALPASATASWDQLLSDYNAALESTMTRLAGRPARAAANSSAGTTQEGTLRA